The Manihot esculenta cultivar AM560-2 chromosome 1, M.esculenta_v8, whole genome shotgun sequence genome has a window encoding:
- the LOC110614562 gene encoding uncharacterized protein LOC110614562, whose amino-acid sequence MELLNPSVSNRHLFTPRSSFFTRKFSFKTCKTKIPSKSHKNLSVPFHLSFFTTRIVLVSAHFGRPTNRRNSLRKKHVDDQQVRQKNPISLNPSSDFQNPNIHFDNIGNSQETLDYDSLEGIDSSYGVGLVEPGWEKTWKTKPKELGESVLSTKLEDWVHQYNKDTAYWGLGSSPIFTLFHDLKGNVKRVIVDEDEILKRSQVKKRELGDITKLNSKISYAKDLARRMEEGGNVIPRNSSVAKFVVSREESGFVNSIRDAVFQPQFVPVLSGLGKLTFCGFVAIWALKKLFTSGNKKEQLTEVEKEMMRRKIKSRQEKEMLEKGRVEVVQEPSELPMLSTEKPKLDKQELMRNILDAKASKDNLVLVDSSGCHTTSSMDFDKKIQEIGAMAREAREIQSGGQPMVNKNREEKQSVKDESSGGTELFEKHTEEVSSISNTQNGESGQRKDIDEITGEISLEGSEGDDTRHLNKVSSEKNGVMHSSCASSVEVSKDRQTMARGEVTHSSDTPDGEWCLPKDKSFTMKPRIIMSVKEAREFLAKSGSKRGQEPNVNKTQEKTIMLSPSSDKVSCSKTSQRVETSTPIFGPVNLGGVLDPSTATNFLKDSILEGNEMVSVQRDDSNDSKEEHGLHNLQNSQTLLNGDINDSKEGIQPVQKENWMEKNFIEVEPIIEKIGDGFRDNYKIAKEKVNQHSAIDLSNLNYDEEDSELEWMKDDDLREIVFQVRENELAGRDPFHLMDAEDKLKFFKGLEEKVEKENEKLFQVHEYLHSNIENLDYGADGISIYDPPEKFIPRWKGAPLEKNPEFFNNFLEQRKAIFAGNASTSYLVKEDEPNLLQISTESLVDEKTSISVSDNALEKTLHSRNSKDSKTVIEGSDGSVRPGKKSGKEYWQHTKKWSRGFWKSYNSETDPEMKSIMKDIGKDLDRWITEEEIQEAADLMKKLPERNKKFMEKKINKLKREMELFGPQAVVSKYSEYAEEKEEDYLWWLDLRHVLCIELYTTQNGEQKIGFYSLEMAADLELEPKPCHVIAFEDAGDCKNLCCIIQTHMDMLGNGHAFVVPRPPKDAFREAKANGFGVTVIRKRELKLNVDQTLEEVEEQITEIGSKMYHDKLMRERSVDTSALMKGVFGVDGQSADAKRKKSKRKLKKPSKKRR is encoded by the exons ATGGAGCTTCTCAATCCTTCTGTTTCAAACAGACATCTGTTTACTCCACGCTCTTCCTTCTTCACTCGCAAATTTTCCTTCAAAACTTGCAAAACTAAAATCCCTTCCAAATCCCATAAAAACCTTTCTGTTCCATTCCATTTATCCTTCTTTACCACCAGAATTGTGCTTGTTTCGGCCCATTTTGGACGACCTACGAATCGCAGGAACTCCCTGAGGAAAAAGCACGTTGATGATCAACAGGTGCGTCAAAAGAATCCTATTTCTCTAAATCCAAGTTCTGATTTTCAAAACCCGAATATCCATTTTGATAATATTGGTAATTCTCAAGAGACTTTGGATTATGATAGTCTAGAAGGGATTGATTCTAGTTATGGAGTTGGTTTAGTTGAACCTGGATGGGAAAAAACATGGAAAACAAAACCGAAGGAACTGGGTGAGTCAGTTTTGTCGACTAAGCTGGAAGACTGGGTGCATCAGTATAATAAAGATACTGCATATTGGGGTCTTGGGTCTTCTCCTATTTTTACCCTTTTTCATGATTTAAAAGGCAATGTCAAGCGGGTTATAGTCGATGAAGATGAGATCTTAAAGAGAAGCCAAGTTAAGAAGCGAGAATTGGGAGATATAACAAAACTTAATTCTAAAATTTCGTATGCAAAGGATTTGGCTAGACGAATGGAGGAAGGGGGAAATGTTATTCCTAGAAATAGTTCAGTGGCAAAATTTGTTGTTTCCAGGGAAGAGTCTGGTTTTGTAAACTCAATTCGTGATGCTGTTTTCCAACCCCAGTTTGTCCCAGTCCTTTCGGGACTTGGGAAATTGACATTTTGTGGTTTTGTTGCAATTTGGGCGCTGAAGAAGTTGTTCACCTCTGGAAATAAGAAGGAGCAGTTAACAGAAGTGGAGAAGGAAATGATGAGGAGAAAGATAAAATCTAGACAGGAGAAAGAAATGCTGGAGAAAGGTAGAGTTGAAGTTGTTCAAGAACCTTCTGAACTACCAATGTTGTCAACTGAAAAGCCTAAACTGGACAAGCAAGAACTAATGAGAAATATACTTGATGCAAAGGCTTCAAAGGATAATTTGGTGTTAGTAGATTCTTCTGGTTGCCATACTACCAGTAGCatggattttgataaaaaaattcaagaaattGGAGCAATGGCAAGGGAAGCTCGGGAGATTCAGAGTGGAGGACAACCAATGGTTAATAAGAATAGAGAAGAAAAACAGTCTGTTAAAGATGAATCATCTGGTGGGACAGAGTTGTTTGAAAAGCACACAGAAGAAGTGAGTTCTATAAGTAACACTCAAAATGGAGAGTCTGGTCAAAGGAAGGATATAGATGAAATCACAGGGGAGATATCTTTAGAAGGATCAGAGGGTGATGATACCAGACATCTAAATAAGGTATCCTCAGAAAAGAATGGGGTCATGCATTCTTCCTGCGCTTCAAGTGTAGAAGTTTCGAAAGACAGGCAAACAATGGCAAGAGGAGAAGTTACACATTCCTCTGATACTCCTGATGGTGAATGGTGCTTGCCAAAGGACAAATCTTTTACAATGAAACCAAGGATTATAATGTCAGTCAAAGAAGCAAGAGAATTCCTTGCTAAGAGTGGTAGCAAACGTGGCCAGGAACCCAACGTTAACAAAACGCAAGAGAAAACTATTATGTTAAGTCCGTCTAGTGATAAAGTATCTTGTAGTAAAACAAGCCAAAGAGTGGAAACAAGTACACCAATTTTTGGACCTGTCAATTTGGGCGGGGTGTTAGATCCTTCTACTGCCACAAATTttctcaaagattcaattttgGAGGGGAATGAAATGGTTTCAGTCCAAAGAGATGATTCAAATGATTCTAAGGAAGAACATGGATTGCATAATCTTCAAAATTCCCAAACACTCTTAAATGGTGACATTAATGACAGCAAAGAGGGAATACAACCTGTACAGAAAGAAAACTGGATggagaaaaattttattgaagttGAACCCATAATTGAGAAGATTGGTGATGGATTTAGGGATAACTACAAGATtgcaaaagaaaaagtaaatcaACATTCAGCTATTGATCTGTCAAATCTTAACTATGATGAAGAGGATAGTGAACTTGAATGGATGAAAGATGATGACCTTAGGGAAATAGTTTTTCAAGTCCGAGAAAATGAGTTGGCAGGGAGGGACCCTTTTCATTTGATGGATGCCGAAGATAAACTTAAATTCTTCAAAGGTCTCGAGGAGAAGGTTGagaaagagaatgaaaaatTGTTTCAAGTTCATGAATATCTCCATTCAAATATTGAAAATCTTGATTATGGGGCAG ATGGTATCAGCATATATGACCCTCCAGAAAAATTTATACCACGATGGAAGGGGGCTCCATTAGAAAAAAATCCCGAGTTTTTCAACAACTTCCTAGAACAACGGAAAGCCATTTTTGCTGGAAATGCTAGCACTTCGTACCTTGTGAAGGAGGATGAACCAAACTTGCTTCAGATATCAACGGAATCTCTAGTAGATGAGAAGACTTCAATTTCTGTATCAGACAATGCTCTCGAGAAGACTTTACATAGTAGGAACTCTAAAGATTCCAAGACAGTTATAGAAGGTAGTGATGGTTCTGTTAGACCTGGAAAAAAATCAGGTAAAGAATATTGGCAACACACAAAGAAATGGTCCCGTGGGTTTTGGAAATCTTACAATTCAGAGACAGACCCAGAAATGAAATCTATCATGAAGGATATAGGAAAAGATTTGGATAGATGGATCACTGAAGAAGAGATTCAGGAGGCAGCTGATCTGATGAAGAAACTTCCTGAGAGAAATAAGAAGTTCATGGAAAAGAAaatcaacaagttaaaaagagAAATGGAATTGTTTGGACCGCAAGCTGTAGTGAGCAAATACAGTGAGTATGCagaagagaaggaagaagatTACTTGTGGTGGTTAGATCTTCGGCACGTACTG TGCATTGAATTGTACACAACTCAGAATGGGGAACAGAAGATTGGATTCTATTCATTGGAGATGGCTGCAGATCTTGAATTGGAACCAAAACCATGCCATGTGATTGCTTTTGAAGATGCTGGTGATTGCAAAAACCTATGTTGTATTATTCAAACTCACATGGATATGCTTGGAAATGGCCATGCCTTTGTCGTTCCAAGGCCTCCTAAG GATGCCTTTCGAGAAGCCAAAGCAAACGGTTTTGGTGTTACTGTTATTAGGAAAAGAGAGCTAAAGCTGAATGTAGACCAAACCCTGGAAGAAGTGGAGGAACAAATAACAGAGATAGGAAGCAAGATGTACCATGACAAGCTCATGCGGGAACGATCCGTTGATACAAGTGCACTGATGAAGGGTGTTTTTGGTGTAGACGGCCAAAGTGCTGACGCTAAaag AAAAAAGTCAAAGCGGAAGCTGAAGAAGCCTAGCAAGAAACGAAGATGA
- the LOC110614571 gene encoding phosphatidylinositol 4-kinase gamma 4, with product MSSAGVALTPIHNSSVLSSDCAKAQPFPCSDEYILIYLSVGGSMMPMRVLESDSIESVKLRIQSCKGFVVKNQKLVCGGRELSRSNSLIRDYGVTDGNVLHLVLRLSDLQVIKVKTTSGKEYTFCVERGRDVGYVKQQVAKKEREFDDLDKQEVVCDGEPLDDQSLIHDICKHSNDTVIHFLVRKSAKVRTRPVEKNLELSIVAPQLNDEGNPRKQCDVGEANDRRSYEVTILRKPPERDFLLKPIVVNPKIEFPSVIWNMINATFDGLECGNSPIRSMEGTGGAYFMQDSCGQKFVSVFKPIDEEPMGVNNPRGLPLSSDGEGLKKGTRVGEGAFREVAAYILDHPESGRRSLFGDEKGFAGVPPTVMVKCFHKGFNHPDDVVVKVGSLQMFMDNNGSCEDMGPGAFPVKEVHKISVLDIRMANADRHAGNILLSRDSEDGQTVLIPIDHGYCFPESFEDCTFEWLYWPQARRPFDSSTINYIKSLDAEEDISLLKFHGWDMPVECARILRISTMLLKKGVEMGLTPFDIGGIMCRETLKKASIIEEIVQEARDSVLPGTSEVAFLEAVSHIMDRRLDEIAGSLP from the exons ATGTCTTCCGCTGGTGTGGCTCTCACTCCAATTCACAATAGTTCCGTACTTTCTTCTGATTGTGCCAAGGCCCAACCATTCCCCTGCTCCGATGAGTACATCTTGATATATCTTTCTGTTGGGGGGTCTATGATGCCAATGCGTGTTTTAGAGTCTGATTCCATTGAATCTGTGAAGCTACGAATTCAATCCTGTAAAGGATTTGTTGTGAAGAACCAAAAGCTGGTCTGTGGGGGCCGAGAATTATCAAGGAGCAATTCCCTTATCCGTGACTATGGAGTCACTGATGGGAATGTTCTGCATTTGGTTCTCAGGCTTTCCGATCTTCAAGTTATAAAGGTTAAAACTACTAGCGGAAAAGAATATACCTTTTGTGTGGAGCGAGGTAGAGATGTTGGTTATGTGAAACAACAGGTTGCAAAGAAGGAGAGGGAGTTTGATGACCTTGACAAGCAAGAGGTTGTTTGTGATGGTGAGCCGCTTGATGATCAGAGTCTTATTCATGATATCTGTAAACATAGCAATGATACTGTGATTCATTTTTTGGTGAGGAAATCTGCAAAGGTTCGGACAAGGCCTGTGGAGAAAAATTTAGAATTGTCTATTGTGGCACCGCAGTTGAATGATGAAGGGAATCCTAGAAAACAATGTGATGTTGGTGAAGCAAATGACAGGAGAAGTTATGAAGTTACCATATTAAGAAAGCCTCCTGAAAGAGATTTTCTCTTGAAACCGATTGTTGTTAACCCCAAAATTGAATTTCCCTCTGTGATTTGGAATATGATAAATGCTACCTTTGATGGATTAGAGTGTGGAAATAGTCCAATCAGATCTATGGAGGGTACTGGGGGGGCTTATTTCATGCAGGATTCTTGTGGACAGAAGTTTGTTTCTGTTTTCAAGCCTATTGATGAGGAACCAATGGGTGTGAACAACCCCCGAGGGCTGCCATTGTCTTCTGATGGTGAAGGGTTAAAGAAAGGTACAAGAGTTGGAGAAGGAGCTTTCAGGGAAGTTGCAGCTTATATTTTGGATCATCCAGAGAGTGGGCGCCGATCCTTGTTTGGTGATGAGAAGGGCTTTGCTGGGGTTCCACCTACAGTTATGGTCAAGTGCTTTCATAAGGGGTTTAACCATCCAGATGATGTGGTTGTCAAGGTTGGCTCCTTGCAGATGTTCATGGACAACAATGGAAGTTGTGAAGATATGGGTCCTGGGGCTTTTCCGGTGAAGGAAGTTCATAAGATCTCTGTGTTGGATATAAGAATGGCAAATGCAGATAGGCATGCTGGGAATATATTATTGAGCAGAGATTCCGAAGATGGACAGACTGTGCTTATTCCAATAGATCATGGATATTGCTTCCCTGAAAGT TTTGAGGATTGcacatttgaatggctctattgGCCTCAAGCTCGTCGTCCTTTTGACTCCAGCACTATTAACTATATAAAATCATTGGACGCTGAGGAGGATATTTCTCTTCTGAAGTTTCATGGATGGGACATGCCAGTAGAATGTGCACGCATACTTCGCATCTCCACAATGCTTCTGAAGAAGGGAGTCGAGATGGGACTCACACCCTTTGATATTGGTGGCATAATGTGCAGAGAGACCTTGAAGAAGGCATCTATTATTGAGGAGATTGTCCAAGAAGCACGGGATTCTGTTCTTCCTGGAACCAGCGAAGTTGCATTCCTTGAAGCTGTATCACACATCATGGATCGTCGCCTTGATGAGATTGCCGGATCTCTACCTTGA